The Kogia breviceps isolate mKogBre1 chromosome 4, mKogBre1 haplotype 1, whole genome shotgun sequence genome window below encodes:
- the ACP5 gene encoding tartrate-resistant acid phosphatase type 5 yields MDTWTVLLVLQASLVLPLVLPWAAGISTNTRTAPAPVLRFVAVGDWGGVPNAPFHTAREMANAKEIARTVQLLGADFILSLGDNFYFTGVQDANDKRFQETFEDVFSASSLRNVPWYVLAGNHDHLGNVSAQIAYSRISKRWNFPSPYYRLRFKVPRSNVSVAIFMLDTVALCGNSDDFASQQPERPRNLAVARTQLAWIKKQLAAAKEDYVLVAGHYPVWSVAEHGPTHCLVKQLLPLLTTHRVTAYLCGHDHNLQYLQDENGVGFVLSGSGNFMDPSKKHLRKVPNGYLRFHYGAENSLGGFAYVEISPKEMSITYIEASGKSLFKTKLPRQARSEYQHRQGLHAGA; encoded by the exons ATGGACACGTGGACGGTGCTGCTCGTCCTGCAAGCCTCGTTGGTTCTCCCCCTGGTGCTCCCCTGGGCTGCCGGCATCAGTACCAACACCCGCACCGCCCCCGCCCCTGTCCTGCGCTTCGTTGCCGTGGGTGACTGGGGAGGGGTCCCCAATGCCCCGTTCCACACAGCCCGGGAAATGGCCAATGCCAAGGAGATCGCCAGGACCGTGCAGCTCCTGGGCGCAGACTTCATCCTGTCCCTGGGGGACAATTTCTACTTCACTGGCGTGCAGGATGCCAACGACAAGAGGTTCCAG GAGACCTTTGAGGACGTGTTCTCTGCCTCCTCACTCCGCAACGTGCCCTGGTACGTGCTGGCTGGCAACCACGACCATCTGGGGAACGTCTCGGCACAGATAGCCTACTCCAGGATCTCCAAGCGCTG GAACTTCCCCAGCCCTTACTACCGCCTGCGCTTCAAGGTCCCACGGTCCAACGTGTCCGTGGCCATCTTCATGCTGGACACGGTGGCACTGTGTGGCAACTCGGACGACTTTGCCAGCCAGCAGCCCGAGAGGCCCCGCAACCTGGCGGTGGCCCGCACGCAGCTGGCCTGGATCAAGAAGCAGCTGGCGGCGGCCAAGGAGGACTATGTGTTGGTGGCCGGCCACTACCCTGTGTGGTCTGTCGCCGAGCACGGGCCCACCCACTGCCTGGTCAAGCAACTGCTGCCGCTGCTGACCACGCACAGGGTCACTGCCTACCTGTGCGGCCACGATCACAACCTGCAG TACCTTCAGGATGAGAATGGCGTGGGCTTTGTGCTGAGCGGGTCCGGGAACTTCATGGACCCCTCCAAGAAGCACCTGCGCAAGGTCCCCAACGGCTACCTGCGCTTCCACTACGGGGCCGAGAACTCACTGGGTGGCTTCGCCTACGTTGAGATCAGCCCCAAAGAGATGAGCATCACTTACATCGAGGCCTCGGGCAAGTCCCTCTTCAAGACCAAGTTGCCAAGGCAAGCCAGGTCTGAGTACCAGCACCGACAGGGGCTCCACGCTGGGGCCTGA